Proteins from a single region of Culex pipiens pallens isolate TS unplaced genomic scaffold, TS_CPP_V2 Cpp_Un0191, whole genome shotgun sequence:
- the LOC120428288 gene encoding ileal sodium/bile acid cotransporter-like isoform X1 → MRPRAPFVCQQICSWMVRRSEGGRDFDIFMPASGPPPISSVTEPPVVSSDRVQLAHHVMACPLLSFVVFVAVVALQLAALCKAALVANPGPLTGGTAKQDDDLPAWHISYSPASLQLHMNTVQTLGLRIEGITASDLANDPTIQLRSGRDHVATLPGGGLVPVVEIKQSGVFDGAFNVSGVFLGSTTLFVEVRGWKNNRTVSLPEELPVTVIREERVIDKVFTASVAVLVSILYINFGAALDLPTLKAIMVRPIGPVIGFLAQFLFMPLLSYGLGHLLFPDSYELQLGLFFTGVSPAGGASNIWTVVLGGNLNLSLAMTTISTLAAFGMMPLWIFTLGRNIFDKGNLGVPYRNIATFAIGLVVPLGIGLLIQRFRPRIARVLVRILKPMAAILILFIVIFAVVTNLYLFELFSWQIIVAGLGLPWIGYIFGYLASKGARLPTADSLAISVETGIQNTGIAIFLLRFSLPQPEADLTTVVPVSAAIMTPFPLMALYLILKLRERCALREHGPLIPKDVSQQQVLANDETT, encoded by the exons atgcgaccgcgtgctccgtttgtttgtcaacaaatctgcagctggatggtgagacgaagtgaggggggaagagattttgacatttttatgcccgcatctggcccgccgcctatttcgtcggtcactgagccgccggtcgtttccagtgaccgagtccagctag CCCACCACGTGATGGCTTGCCCTTTGCTCAGCTTCGTCGTCTTTGTGGCCGTGGTGGCACTTCAGCTGGCAGCCCTCTGCAAAGCGGCACTCGTCGCCAATCCCGGGCCGTTGACCGGAGGGACGGCCAAGCAGGATGATGACCTTCCCGCGTGGCACATTTCGTACAGTCCGGCCAGCCTGCAGCTACACATGAACACCGTCCAGACGCTCGGCCTGCGCATCGAGGGCATAACCGCGTCGGATTTGGCCAACGATCCGACGATTCAGCTGCGCAGCGGACGGGACCACGTGGCCACCCTACCGGGGGGAGGTTTGGTTCCGGTGGTTGAAATTAAGCAGAGTGGAGTCTTCGATGGTGCGTTCAACGTGTCCGGGGTGTTTCTCGGATCGACTACGCTGTTTGTGGAGGTTCGTGGTTGGAAGAATAACCGGACGGTCAGCTTGCCGGAGGAGCTACCCGTTACGGTGATTCGCGAGGAGCGGGTCATCGATAAGGTCTTCACCGCTTCGGTCGCCGTTCTGGTCTCAATCCTGTACATCAACTTTGGTGCGGCGTTGGATCTCCCGACGCTCAAAGCGATCATGGTGCGACCAATCGGACCGGTCATCGGATTCCTGGCCCAGTTCCTCTTCATGCCCCTACTCAGCTACGGCCTAGGACATCTACTCTTCCCGGACAGCTACGAACTCCAGCTCGGTCTATTCTTCACCGGAGTTTCCCCTGCGGGCGGCGCAAGCAACATCTGGACCGTCGTCCTCGGCGGAAATCTGAACCTTTCCCTGGCCATGACCACAATCAGCACGCTGGCCGCGTTCGGCATGATGCCCCTCTGGATCTTCACCCTCGGACGAAACATCTTCGACAAGGGAAACCTCGGCGTCCCGTATCGCAACATTGCAACCTTCGCCATCGGCCTGGTCGTCCCCTTGGGAATCGGCCTACTCATCCAACGATTCCGACCCCGCATCGCCCGAGTCCTCGTACGCATCCTCAAACCAATGGCCGCCATTCTCATCCTGTTCATCGTCATCTTCGCCGTCGTCACCAACCTCTACCTCTTCGAGCTGTTCTCCTGGCAAATCATCGTCGCCGGGCTCGGCCTCCCCTGGATCGGATACATCTTCGGCTACCTCGCCAGCAAGGGCGCTCGACTTCCCACCGCCGATTCCCTGGCCATCTCCGTCGAAACCGGCATACAAAACACCGGCATCGCCATCTTCCTGCTCCGCTTCTCACTACCCCAACCGGAAGCGGACCTCACCACAGTGGTCCCCGTTTCGGCCGCCATCATGACACCCTTCCCGCTGATGGCGCTCTATCTGATCCTGAAGTTGCGCGAGAG
- the LOC120428288 gene encoding ileal sodium/bile acid cotransporter-like isoform X2 has protein sequence MRPRAPFVCQQICSWMVRRSEGGRDFDIFMPASGPPPISSVTEPPVVSSDRVQLAHHVMACPLLSFVVFVAVVALQLAALCKAALVANPGPLTGGTAKQDDDLPAWHISYSPASLQLHMNTVQTLGLRIEGITASDLANDPTIQLRSGRDHVATLPGGGLVPVVEIKQSGVFDGAFNVSGVFLGSTTLFVEVRGWKNNRTVSLPEELPVTVIREERVIDKVFTASVAVLVSILYINFGAALDLPTLKAIMVRPIGPVIGFLAQFLFMPLLSYGLGHLLFPDSYELQLGLFFTGVSPAGGASNIWTVVLGGNLNLSLAMTTISTLAAFGMMPLWIFTLGRNIFDKGNLGVPYRNIATFAIGLVVPLGIGLLIQRFRPRIARVLVRILKPMAAILILFIVIFAVVTNLYLFELFSWQIIVAGLGLPWIGYIFGYLASKGARLPTADSLAISVETGIQNTGIAIFLLRFSLPQPEADLTTVVPVSAAIMTPFPLMALYLILKLRESQPRPHSSFPGVRYASMDH, from the exons atgcgaccgcgtgctccgtttgtttgtcaacaaatctgcagctggatggtgagacgaagtgaggggggaagagattttgacatttttatgcccgcatctggcccgccgcctatttcgtcggtcactgagccgccggtcgtttccagtgaccgagtccagctag CCCACCACGTGATGGCTTGCCCTTTGCTCAGCTTCGTCGTCTTTGTGGCCGTGGTGGCACTTCAGCTGGCAGCCCTCTGCAAAGCGGCACTCGTCGCCAATCCCGGGCCGTTGACCGGAGGGACGGCCAAGCAGGATGATGACCTTCCCGCGTGGCACATTTCGTACAGTCCGGCCAGCCTGCAGCTACACATGAACACCGTCCAGACGCTCGGCCTGCGCATCGAGGGCATAACCGCGTCGGATTTGGCCAACGATCCGACGATTCAGCTGCGCAGCGGACGGGACCACGTGGCCACCCTACCGGGGGGAGGTTTGGTTCCGGTGGTTGAAATTAAGCAGAGTGGAGTCTTCGATGGTGCGTTCAACGTGTCCGGGGTGTTTCTCGGATCGACTACGCTGTTTGTGGAGGTTCGTGGTTGGAAGAATAACCGGACGGTCAGCTTGCCGGAGGAGCTACCCGTTACGGTGATTCGCGAGGAGCGGGTCATCGATAAGGTCTTCACCGCTTCGGTCGCCGTTCTGGTCTCAATCCTGTACATCAACTTTGGTGCGGCGTTGGATCTCCCGACGCTCAAAGCGATCATGGTGCGACCAATCGGACCGGTCATCGGATTCCTGGCCCAGTTCCTCTTCATGCCCCTACTCAGCTACGGCCTAGGACATCTACTCTTCCCGGACAGCTACGAACTCCAGCTCGGTCTATTCTTCACCGGAGTTTCCCCTGCGGGCGGCGCAAGCAACATCTGGACCGTCGTCCTCGGCGGAAATCTGAACCTTTCCCTGGCCATGACCACAATCAGCACGCTGGCCGCGTTCGGCATGATGCCCCTCTGGATCTTCACCCTCGGACGAAACATCTTCGACAAGGGAAACCTCGGCGTCCCGTATCGCAACATTGCAACCTTCGCCATCGGCCTGGTCGTCCCCTTGGGAATCGGCCTACTCATCCAACGATTCCGACCCCGCATCGCCCGAGTCCTCGTACGCATCCTCAAACCAATGGCCGCCATTCTCATCCTGTTCATCGTCATCTTCGCCGTCGTCACCAACCTCTACCTCTTCGAGCTGTTCTCCTGGCAAATCATCGTCGCCGGGCTCGGCCTCCCCTGGATCGGATACATCTTCGGCTACCTCGCCAGCAAGGGCGCTCGACTTCCCACCGCCGATTCCCTGGCCATCTCCGTCGAAACCGGCATACAAAACACCGGCATCGCCATCTTCCTGCTCCGCTTCTCACTACCCCAACCGGAAGCGGACCTCACCACAGTGGTCCCCGTTTCGGCCGCCATCATGACACCCTTCCCGCTGATGGCGCTCTATCTGATCCTGAAGTTGCGCGAGAG